The region TCAACTACGCGGCGCTGCTGGCGTTACTGGTGGGGATTTCGGTGGTGGTGCCTTACGTCGGCGCGGTGGTGGTGACGGTTCCTGTGCTGCTGATTGCGTTGTTTCAGTGGGGCTGGAGCGATCAGTTCATCTACCTGATGGCGGTCTATGGAATTATTCAGACCCTGGATGGCAACGTGCTGGTGCCGCTGTTGTTTTCAGAAGCGGTTAACCTGCACCCGGTGGCGATCATTTGCGCTGTGCTGCTGTTTGGCGGGCTGTGGGGGTTCTGGGGCGTGTTCTTTGCGATTCCGCTGGCTACGTTGTTCAAGGCGGTCCTTGATGCGTGGCCGCGCAAAGAGCCGGTGGTGGCTCCGCTGCTTTGATTGTCAGCTTTGACTGGCGAGTGAGTACACGCTGTATCACAAGGTTTGTGTAAATCCTGTGAGAGCGGGTTTGCCCACGAAGGCGCCTTAATAGGCGCCATCAAAATCAGTCTTTATTCAGGGCTTGAGCTGCCGCCAAAACCGCATCGACATGCCCCGGCACCTTCACGCCGCGCCATTCCTGACGCAGCACGCCGTTCTTGTCGATTAGGAACGTGCTGCGATCCACGCCCAGGTATTCTTTGCCGTAGAGTTTTTTCAGCTTGATCACGTCGAACAACTGACAGACGGCTTCGTCCTTGTCGCTGATCAGCTCGAAGGGAAACTCCTGCTTGCCCTTGAAGTTTTCGTGAGACTTCAGGCTGTCGCGGGACACGCCAAACACTTCGGTGTTAGCCGCCTTGAACGCCGCGTACTGGTCGCGAAAACCCTGGCCTTCAGTGGTGCAACCCGGGGTGCTGTCCTTCGGGTAGAAGTAAATCACCACTTGTTT is a window of Pseudomonas sp. DC1.2 DNA encoding:
- a CDS encoding peroxiredoxin — translated: MAVAIDQPVADFEAPATNGQTISLANLKGKQVVIYFYPKDSTPGCTTEGQGFRDQYAAFKAANTEVFGVSRDSLKSHENFKGKQEFPFELISDKDEAVCQLFDVIKLKKLYGKEYLGVDRSTFLIDKNGVLRQEWRGVKVPGHVDAVLAAAQALNKD